The Mesoterricola silvestris sequence ACCACAGGAAGGCGCCGAAGGCCACGAAGGCAAGCGCCGTGAGCCGGCCGGTGGAAAGCCAGGGGATCCCCAGGAGGAAGCCCCGGTCCAGGTCGGCGCGCCAGATCTCGGTCACGATGCGCCCCACCCCTTCCAGCATGAAGTAGAGGGCCCCCACCTGCCCCGCGAAGCGCCGGCGCCGCCCCGCCAGGAGCAGCACGCCCAGGACCAGGGCGTTGGCGGCCAGGGTGTAGAGCTGCACCGGGTGCAGCGGCACGTTCAGGGGCGTTCCCGAAAGCCAGTGGGCGTCGCCGTTCGTGAAGGTCACGGCCCAGGGGAGGTGGCATTCGGTGCCGTAGCAGCAGCCCGCGGAGAAGCACCCCATGCGGCCGATGGCCTGGCCCAGGGCCACCGCGGGGGTGAGGGCGTCCAGGGTCCCCGCCAGGGGCAGCTTGAGCTTGCGCATGCGCCAGAAGAACACCGCGAGCCCGCCGATGACGCCCCCGTGGATGGCGCCCCCCGCCCTGAGGTAGCCCAGGTCGAAGATCTGCGCCGCGGGCACGCCGCTGAA is a genomic window containing:
- a CDS encoding prolipoprotein diacylglyceryl transferase translates to MHPILFKIGSFPVGTYGLILTIGFFLALALAKHLGRRDGISGDAIADLAIWLLLGGIIGAKLLMIIVDLFSGVPAAQIFDLGYLRAGGAIHGGVIGGLAVFFWRMRKLKLPLAGTLDALTPAVALGQAIGRMGCFSAGCCYGTECHLPWAVTFTNGDAHWLSGTPLNVPLHPVQLYTLAANALVLGVLLLAGRRRRFAGQVGALYFMLEGVGRIVTEIWRADLDRGFLLGIPWLSTGRLTALAFVAFGAFLWFWYARAPRAEVAS